A part of Acidimicrobiia bacterium genomic DNA contains:
- a CDS encoding amidohydrolase family protein, with product MSSAFTDAQAGGVIDLFLSMPASKEKQAKKFDSIRAITNDAESKTMAMPAQYMFKGVPTYDEVDDPVALALAEMDKHNVRRALVGVHENEHAQRGFREHPDRFLGMVNVDPNQGMDAIRRFERAVKEQGVHAGHTWGTGLNPQVPIGDKKMYPIYAKCVELDVPMIVYAGVPGPRIPMYPQTVDQLDEICWFFPELKLIVRHGAEPWTALMVKLLLKWPNLYYSTSAFAPKHYPPDIVNYANTRGADKVMYAGYYAAGLTLDRIFTEMPDVPFRDHVWPKFLRENAQRVFGLTD from the coding sequence ATGAGCTCAGCGTTCACCGACGCGCAGGCCGGCGGTGTCATCGACCTCTTCCTCTCGATGCCGGCGTCGAAGGAGAAGCAGGCCAAGAAGTTCGACAGCATCCGTGCGATCACGAACGACGCGGAGTCGAAGACGATGGCGATGCCCGCGCAGTACATGTTCAAGGGCGTCCCGACCTACGACGAGGTCGACGATCCCGTCGCCCTCGCGCTCGCGGAGATGGACAAGCACAACGTCCGGCGCGCGCTCGTGGGCGTGCACGAGAACGAGCACGCGCAGCGCGGGTTCCGCGAACACCCCGATCGCTTCCTCGGCATGGTGAACGTCGACCCCAACCAGGGAATGGATGCGATCCGACGCTTCGAGCGCGCGGTGAAGGAGCAGGGCGTCCACGCCGGCCACACCTGGGGCACCGGGCTCAACCCGCAGGTCCCGATCGGCGACAAGAAGATGTACCCGATCTACGCCAAGTGCGTGGAGCTCGACGTGCCGATGATCGTGTACGCGGGCGTTCCGGGACCGCGCATCCCGATGTATCCACAGACCGTCGACCAACTCGACGAGATCTGCTGGTTCTTCCCGGAGCTCAAGCTCATCGTGCGCCACGGCGCGGAGCCGTGGACCGCGCTGATGGTGAAGCTGCTCCTCAAATGGCCGAACCTCTACTACTCCACGAGCGCGTTCGCGCCGAAGCACTACCCGCCCGACATCGTGAACTACGCGAACACGCGCGGCGCCGACAAGGTCATGTACGCGGGCTACTACGCCGCCGGACTCACGCTCGATCGCATCTTCACGGAGATGCCCGACGTGCCGTTCCGTGACCACGTGTGGCCGAAGTTCCTACGCGAGAACGCGCAGCGCGTGTTCGGTCTCACCGACTGA
- a CDS encoding amidohydrolase family protein codes for MSNNAAFDAGRAGGVVDTAVGMPKTREEMYEFYSFIRKQTRDTESKEGQGGLEFPAGYMFKDVPKWEEGELDDPVTWLLAELDRHGIFQAIVSIEDDAGQRAVREHPDRFFASISIDPNDGMDAVRKIDRYANEWDLKCVGAFPAGLYPQVALNDKKFFPIYAKCIEVDVTFGSTVGVPGPRIPFTPQQVEFLDEICWFFPELRFVTRHGCEPWTALAVKLMLKWPNLYYSTTAFAPKHYPKDIVDYANTRGADKVLFSGYFPAGLTYDRQFTELPDVAFRDHVWPKFLRENAQKAFKLPPVTRQEAA; via the coding sequence GACGCCGGGCGCGCCGGTGGTGTCGTCGACACCGCGGTCGGCATGCCGAAGACGCGCGAAGAGATGTACGAGTTCTATTCGTTCATCCGCAAGCAGACGCGCGACACCGAGAGCAAGGAAGGTCAGGGCGGACTCGAGTTCCCCGCGGGCTACATGTTCAAGGACGTGCCCAAGTGGGAGGAAGGTGAGCTCGACGACCCGGTGACGTGGCTGCTCGCCGAGCTCGACCGGCACGGCATCTTCCAGGCGATCGTCTCGATCGAGGACGACGCCGGACAGCGCGCGGTTCGCGAGCACCCCGACCGCTTCTTCGCGAGCATCTCGATCGACCCGAACGACGGCATGGACGCGGTCCGCAAGATCGACCGCTACGCGAACGAGTGGGACCTCAAGTGCGTCGGCGCGTTCCCCGCGGGCCTCTACCCGCAGGTCGCGCTCAACGACAAGAAGTTCTTCCCGATCTACGCGAAGTGCATCGAGGTCGACGTCACGTTCGGGTCGACGGTCGGCGTGCCCGGTCCGCGCATCCCGTTCACACCGCAGCAAGTGGAGTTCCTCGACGAGATCTGCTGGTTCTTCCCCGAGTTGCGCTTCGTGACGCGCCACGGCTGCGAGCCGTGGACCGCGCTCGCGGTGAAGCTCATGCTGAAATGGCCGAACCTCTACTACTCGACGACCGCGTTCGCGCCGAAGCACTACCCGAAGGACATCGTCGACTACGCGAACACACGCGGCGCCGACAAGGTCCTCTTCAGCGGCTACTTCCCCGCGGGGCTGACCTACGACCGGCAGTTCACCGAGCTGCCCGACGTCGCGTTCCGCGACCACGTGTGGCCGAAATTCCTGCGCGAGAACGCGCAGAAGGCCTTCAAGCTGCCGCCGGTGACCCGGCAGGAAGCCGCATGA